A region from the Melopsittacus undulatus isolate bMelUnd1 chromosome 13, bMelUnd1.mat.Z, whole genome shotgun sequence genome encodes:
- the TRPV1 gene encoding transient receptor potential cation channel subfamily V member 1 isoform X1: MSSILGKMKKFGSSDMEESEATDEHTDGEDSTLETSDSLQSTLNTKVHPPKSNIFARRGRFVMGDSDKDMAPMDSLYQMDHLLAPSVIKFHANLERGKFHKLRSTDSITGCSEKAFKFYDRRRIFDAVAQGNTRDLDDLLLYLNRTLKHLTDDEFKEPETGKTCLLKAMLNLHDGKNDTIPLLLDIAKKTGTLKEFVNAEYTDNYYKGQTALHIAIERRNMYLVKLLVQNGADVHARACGEFFRKIKGKPGFYFGELPLSLAACTNQLCIVKFLLENPYQAANIAAEDSMGNMVLHTLVEIADNTKDNTKFVTKMYNNILILGAKINPILKLEELTNKKGLTPLTLAAKTGKIGIFAYILRREIKDPECRHLSRKFTEWAYGPVHSSLYDLSCIDTCEKNSVLEIIAYSSETPNRHEMLLVEPLNRLLQDKWDRFVKHLFYFNFFVYTLHITILTAAAYYRPVEKKEKPPFTFGHSTGEYFRVTGEILSVLGGLYFFLRGIQYFVQRRPSFRTLIVDSYSEVLFFVHSLLLLSSVVLYFCGQELYVASMVFSLALGWANMLYYTRGFQQMGIYSVMIAKMILRDLCRFMFVYLVFLLGFSTAVVTLIEDDNEGQDTNISEYSRCCHVKRGRTSYNSLYYTCLELFKFTIGMGDLEFTENYRFKSVFVILLVLYVILTYILLLNMLIALMGETVSKIAQESKSIWKLQRAITILDIENSYLNCVRRSFRSGKQVLVGVTPDGQDDYRWCFRVDEVNWSTWNTNLGIINEDPGCSGDLKRNPSYSIKPGRVSGKNWKTLVPLLRDGSRREETQKLPEEVKLKPILEPYYEPEYSETLKESLPKSV, from the exons CCTCCAGAGTACACTCAACACCAAGGTCCATCCACCCAAAAGCAACATCTTTGCAAGACGTGGGAGGTTTGTGATGGGGGATAGTGATAAGGACATGGCTCCCATGGACTCCTTGTACCAGATGGATCACCTGTTGGCACCTTCTGTCATCAAATTTCATGCCAATTTGGAAAGGGGGAAATTTCACAA GCTCCGATCTACAGATTCCATCACAGGctgctcagaaaaggcttttaaatttTATGACCGCAGAAGGATCTTTGATGCTGTAGCACAAGGCAACACAAGGGACCTGGATGATCTGCTACTCTACCTTAATAGAACCTTGAAGCATCTCACAGATGATGAGTTCAAAG AGCCAGAAACTGGGAAAACCTGCTTACTGAAAGCCATGCTGAATCTACATGATGGGAAAAATGACACTATTCCCTTGCTGCTGGATATTGCAAAGAAAACTGGAACTCTGAAAGAGTTTGTTAACGCAGAGTATACAGACAATTACTACAAGG GCCAGACTGCACTTCACATCGCCATTGAGAGAAGGAACATGTACCTGGTGAAGCTCTTGGTCCAGAATGGAGCAGATGTTCATGCAAGAGCCTGTGGGGAGTTCTTCAGGAAAATCAAAGGGAAACCTGGCTTTTATTTTG GGGAGCTGCCTCTATCCCTGGCTGCCTGCACCAACCAGCTTTGCATTGTGAAATTCCTCCTTGAGAACCCCTATCAGGCCGCCAACATTGCTGCTGAGGACTCCATGGGCAACATGGTCCTTCACACACTGGTGGAAATTGCAGATAATACCAAGGATAATACCAAGTTTGTTACCAAGATGTACAATAATATATTGATCCTTGGTGCCAAAATTAATCCAATCTTGAAGCTAGAAGAACTCACCAACAAGAAAGGGCTGACTCCATTAACTCTGGCAGCCAAAACAGGGAAGATAGGG ATTTTCGCTTACATCCTCAGACGAGAGATCAAAGATCCTGAGTGCAGACATTTGTCTAGGAAGTTCACTGAATGGGCTTATGGACCTGTCCACTCATCCCTTTATGACCTGTCCTGTATAGACACATGTGAAAAAAATTCAGTGCTTGAGATTATTGCCTACAGCAGTGAAACCCCA AACCGTCATGAGATGCTGCTGGTGGAACCCCTTAACAGGCTGCTACAAGACAAGTGGGACCGGTTTGTCAAACACTTATTTTACTTCAACTTCTTTGTCTATACCCTGCACATTACCATCCTCACTGCAGCGGCCTACTACAGACCtgtagagaagaaagagaag CCTCCCTTCACATTTGGTCACAGCACTGGGGAATATTTTCGAGTGACTGGAGAGATCCTGAGTGTATTGGGAggtctctatttttttctcagaggg ataCAGTATTTCGTGCAGAGGCGCCCGTCATTCAGGACACTGATAGTTGACAGCTACAGTGAGGTTCTTTT ctttgttcACTCCTTGCTCCTCCTGAGCTCTGTGGTGCTGTATTTCTGTGGCCAGGAACTGTATGTGGCTTCCATGGTCTTCTCCTTGGCGCTGGGCTGGGCAAACATGCTGTACTACACCCGTGGCTTCCAGCAGATGGGTATTTACTCTGTCATGATTGCCAAG ATGATCCTTAGAGATTTATGTCGCTTCATGTTTGTCTATCTAGTATTCCTCTTGGGATTTTCTACAG CTGTGGTGACTTTAATTGAAGATGACAATGAGGGGCAGGATACAAATATCTCTGAATATTCCCGATGCTGCCATGTGAAACGAGGCCGCACATCCTACAACAGTCTATATTATACCTGCTTGGAGCTCTTCAAGTTCACTATCGGGATGGGGGACCTGGAGTTCACAGAGAACTACAGGTTCAAGTCAGTGTTTGTCATCCTTTTGGTTCTTTATGTCATCCTTACATACATCCTCCTGCTCAACATGCTTATTGCACTGATGGGGGAAACTGTGAGCAAAATTGCACAGGAGAGCAAGAGCATCTGGAAACTCCAG AGAGCTATCACAATCTTGGATATTGAGAACAGCTACTTGAACTGTGTGAGGCGCTCGTTCCGGTCTGGGAAGCAAGTCTTGGTTGGGGTCACACCTGATGGCCAGGATGATTACAGATGGTGCTTTAG GGTTGATGAAGTGAACTGGTCCACGTGGAATACTAATTTGGGCATAATCAATGAAGATCCTGGGTGCTCTGGGGACCTCAAACGGAATCCCAGTTACTCTATTAAGCCTGGCAGAG tttcaggaaaaaactggaaaacattgGTTCCGCTTTTAAGAGATGGAAGCAGGAGAGAAGAGACACAAAAACTACCAGAAGAAGTCAAATTAAAACCTATTTTGGAACCTTATTATGAGCCAGAATATTCTGAGACATTGAAGGAGTCACTTCCAAAGTCAGtctaa
- the TRPV1 gene encoding transient receptor potential cation channel subfamily V member 1 isoform X2, with the protein MGDSDKDMAPMDSLYQMDHLLAPSVIKFHANLERGKFHKLRSTDSITGCSEKAFKFYDRRRIFDAVAQGNTRDLDDLLLYLNRTLKHLTDDEFKGQTALHIAIERRNMYLVKLLVQNGADVHARACGEFFRKIKGKPGFYFGELPLSLAACTNQLCIVKFLLENPYQAANIAAEDSMGNMVLHTLVEIADNTKDNTKFVTKMYNNILILGAKINPILKLEELTNKKGLTPLTLAAKTGKIGIFAYILRREIKDPECRHLSRKFTEWAYGPVHSSLYDLSCIDTCEKNSVLEIIAYSSETPNRHEMLLVEPLNRLLQDKWDRFVKHLFYFNFFVYTLHITILTAAAYYRPVEKKEKPPFTFGHSTGEYFRVTGEILSVLGGLYFFLRGIQYFVQRRPSFRTLIVDSYSEVLFFVHSLLLLSSVVLYFCGQELYVASMVFSLALGWANMLYYTRGFQQMGIYSVMIAKMILRDLCRFMFVYLVFLLGFSTAVVTLIEDDNEGQDTNISEYSRCCHVKRGRTSYNSLYYTCLELFKFTIGMGDLEFTENYRFKSVFVILLVLYVILTYILLLNMLIALMGETVSKIAQESKSIWKLQRAITILDIENSYLNCVRRSFRSGKQVLVGVTPDGQDDYRWCFRVDEVNWSTWNTNLGIINEDPGCSGDLKRNPSYSIKPGRVSGKNWKTLVPLLRDGSRREETQKLPEEVKLKPILEPYYEPEYSETLKESLPKSV; encoded by the exons ATGGGGGATAGTGATAAGGACATGGCTCCCATGGACTCCTTGTACCAGATGGATCACCTGTTGGCACCTTCTGTCATCAAATTTCATGCCAATTTGGAAAGGGGGAAATTTCACAA GCTCCGATCTACAGATTCCATCACAGGctgctcagaaaaggcttttaaatttTATGACCGCAGAAGGATCTTTGATGCTGTAGCACAAGGCAACACAAGGGACCTGGATGATCTGCTACTCTACCTTAATAGAACCTTGAAGCATCTCACAGATGATGAGTTCAAAG GCCAGACTGCACTTCACATCGCCATTGAGAGAAGGAACATGTACCTGGTGAAGCTCTTGGTCCAGAATGGAGCAGATGTTCATGCAAGAGCCTGTGGGGAGTTCTTCAGGAAAATCAAAGGGAAACCTGGCTTTTATTTTG GGGAGCTGCCTCTATCCCTGGCTGCCTGCACCAACCAGCTTTGCATTGTGAAATTCCTCCTTGAGAACCCCTATCAGGCCGCCAACATTGCTGCTGAGGACTCCATGGGCAACATGGTCCTTCACACACTGGTGGAAATTGCAGATAATACCAAGGATAATACCAAGTTTGTTACCAAGATGTACAATAATATATTGATCCTTGGTGCCAAAATTAATCCAATCTTGAAGCTAGAAGAACTCACCAACAAGAAAGGGCTGACTCCATTAACTCTGGCAGCCAAAACAGGGAAGATAGGG ATTTTCGCTTACATCCTCAGACGAGAGATCAAAGATCCTGAGTGCAGACATTTGTCTAGGAAGTTCACTGAATGGGCTTATGGACCTGTCCACTCATCCCTTTATGACCTGTCCTGTATAGACACATGTGAAAAAAATTCAGTGCTTGAGATTATTGCCTACAGCAGTGAAACCCCA AACCGTCATGAGATGCTGCTGGTGGAACCCCTTAACAGGCTGCTACAAGACAAGTGGGACCGGTTTGTCAAACACTTATTTTACTTCAACTTCTTTGTCTATACCCTGCACATTACCATCCTCACTGCAGCGGCCTACTACAGACCtgtagagaagaaagagaag CCTCCCTTCACATTTGGTCACAGCACTGGGGAATATTTTCGAGTGACTGGAGAGATCCTGAGTGTATTGGGAggtctctatttttttctcagaggg ataCAGTATTTCGTGCAGAGGCGCCCGTCATTCAGGACACTGATAGTTGACAGCTACAGTGAGGTTCTTTT ctttgttcACTCCTTGCTCCTCCTGAGCTCTGTGGTGCTGTATTTCTGTGGCCAGGAACTGTATGTGGCTTCCATGGTCTTCTCCTTGGCGCTGGGCTGGGCAAACATGCTGTACTACACCCGTGGCTTCCAGCAGATGGGTATTTACTCTGTCATGATTGCCAAG ATGATCCTTAGAGATTTATGTCGCTTCATGTTTGTCTATCTAGTATTCCTCTTGGGATTTTCTACAG CTGTGGTGACTTTAATTGAAGATGACAATGAGGGGCAGGATACAAATATCTCTGAATATTCCCGATGCTGCCATGTGAAACGAGGCCGCACATCCTACAACAGTCTATATTATACCTGCTTGGAGCTCTTCAAGTTCACTATCGGGATGGGGGACCTGGAGTTCACAGAGAACTACAGGTTCAAGTCAGTGTTTGTCATCCTTTTGGTTCTTTATGTCATCCTTACATACATCCTCCTGCTCAACATGCTTATTGCACTGATGGGGGAAACTGTGAGCAAAATTGCACAGGAGAGCAAGAGCATCTGGAAACTCCAG AGAGCTATCACAATCTTGGATATTGAGAACAGCTACTTGAACTGTGTGAGGCGCTCGTTCCGGTCTGGGAAGCAAGTCTTGGTTGGGGTCACACCTGATGGCCAGGATGATTACAGATGGTGCTTTAG GGTTGATGAAGTGAACTGGTCCACGTGGAATACTAATTTGGGCATAATCAATGAAGATCCTGGGTGCTCTGGGGACCTCAAACGGAATCCCAGTTACTCTATTAAGCCTGGCAGAG tttcaggaaaaaactggaaaacattgGTTCCGCTTTTAAGAGATGGAAGCAGGAGAGAAGAGACACAAAAACTACCAGAAGAAGTCAAATTAAAACCTATTTTGGAACCTTATTATGAGCCAGAATATTCTGAGACATTGAAGGAGTCACTTCCAAAGTCAGtctaa
- the TRPV3 gene encoding transient receptor potential cation channel subfamily V member 3, with product MIKDNSEIIPLMGKKTNPSGIPPSNQQEKKPTESTPTKKSSHFFLEIDGFESNATPNNTSPPVFSKPMDSNIRPCASGNGEDMDSPQSLQDDATEYSPNVDSCCANISQGPEQTSAQKKLKKYIFRAVSEGNIEELQCLLTELKERSNACRSMTVPDYLMKKFTASDTGKTCLMKALLNINQNTNEIVNMLLSFAEENGILERFINAAYTEEAYKGQTALNIAIERRQYEITQSLIEKGADVNAHAQGIFFNPKHKHEGFYFGETALALAACTNQPDIIQLLMDNTRTNITSQDSRGNNILHALVTVAEDFKTQNDFVIRMYDMILLKSKARNLETTRNKEGLTPLQLAAKTGKLEILKYILSREIRDKPNRSLSRKFTDWAYGPVQSSLYDLTELDTTTNNSVLEIIVYNTNIGNRHEMLTLEPLNSLLRMKWKKFARHMFFMSCWFYFLYNVTLTLVSYHRPNENEAPPYPLALTRGVGWLQLSGQVMVMLGAIFLAIKESVAIFLLRPSDLQSILSDAWFHFAFFIQALLVIFSVFLYLFSYKEHLVCLVLAMALGWANMLYFTRGFQSMGIYSVMIQKVILHDVIKFLVVYIVFLLGFGVALAALIETCQDGKECHSNSSLGPVLMDLFKLTLGLGDLEIQQNSKYPVLFLLLLITYVVLTFVLLLNMLIALMGETVEDISKESEHIWKLQRARTILEFEKFLPKRLRKKFQLGERCKVAENDTRVCLRINEVKWTEWKTHVSFINEDPGPTDPSKSQDNSRTNSKTTLNTFEEMDDLPETSV from the exons ATGATTAAAGATAACAGCGAAATTATTCCACTAATGggcaagaaaacaaatccatcTGGTATTCCCCCTTCAAACCAGCAAGAGAAAAAGCCAACTGAAAGCACTCCCACAAAGAAAAG TTCTCACTTTTTTCTGGAGATTGATGGTTTTGAAAGCAATGCGACTCCAAATAATACATCTCCCCCCGTGTTTTCAAAACCAATGGATTCAAATATTCGTCCATG tgCATCTGGAAATGGGGAAGATATGGATTCTCCACAGTCTCTTCAGGATGATGCGACTGAATATAGCCCTAATGTAGACAGCTGTTG TGCTAACATATCACAAGGACCTGAGCAGACTAGTGCCCAGAAGAAgttgaaaaaatacatatttcgGGCTGTATCTGAGGGGAATATCGAAGAATTGCAGTGTCTGCTCACCGAGCTGAAGGAAAGATCAAATGCCTGTAGGAGCATGACTGTGCCAG ATTATCTGATGAAAAAATTCACAGCTTCAGATACCGGCAAAACTTGCCTGATGAAAGCTCTGCTGAACAtcaaccaaaacacaaatgagATAGTGAATATGCTACTAtcctttgcagaagaaaatggtattttggaGAGATTTATCAATGCAGCATACACAGAAGAGGCATATAAAG GCCAGACAGCTTTAAATATTGCCATTGAAAGAAGACAATATGAAATAACTCAGAGCCTAATAGAAAAAGGAGCTGATGTCAATGCTCACGCCCAGGGTATTTTCTTTAATCCCAAACATAAACATGAAGGCTTTTATTTTG GTGAAACTGCATTGGCATTAGCTGCATGTACCAATCAACCAGACATAATTCAACTGCTAATGGACAATACCAGGACTAATATTACTTCTCAGGATTCCAGAGGAAACAATATCCTCCATGCATTAGTTACTGTGGCAGAGGACTTTAAAACCCAGAATGACTTTGTAATCAGAATGTATGATATGATTTTGTTGAAAAGTAAAGCCAGAAATTTGGAAACAACAAGGAATAAGGAGGGTTTGACACCACTACAATTAGCTGCAAAAACTGGGAAATTAGAG ATTCTGAAATACATCCTGAGCAGAGAGATAAGAGATAAGCCTAACAGGAGCCTGTCAAGAAAATTCACAGACTGGGCTTATGGTCCTGTTCAATCTTCTCTTTATGATCTGACAGAACTAGATACCACTACAAACAATTCAGTGTTGGAAATTATAGTCTATAATACAAATATTGGT AACCGTCATGAAATGCTGACTTTGGAGCCTCTGAATTCACTCCTGCGAATGAAATGGAAGAAGTTTGCACGGCACATGTTCTTTATGtcatgctggttttatttcctataCAATGTAACTTTAACGTTGGTTTCCTACCACAGGCCTAATGAAAATGAA GCTCCACCTTATCCACTAGCTTTAACACGTGGTGTGGGATGGCTGCAATTATCGGGACAGGTGATGGTTATGTTAGGAGCAATATTTTTAGCCATAAAAGAG AGTGTAGCCATCTTTCTGCTTAGGCCTTCAGACCTACAGTCAATTCTCTCTGATGCGTGGTTCCACTTTGCGTT ttttataCAAGCTTTGCTTGTGATCTTCTCTGTCTTTTTGTACTTGTTTTCCTACAAAGAACACCTCGTGTGTCTTGTTTTGGCAATGGCCCTGGGATGGGCTAATATGCTCTATTTCACCAGAGGTTTCCAGTCCATGGGTATTTACAGTGTTATGATTCAAAAG gtCATCCTGCATGATGTGATAAAATTTTTAGTTGTCTATATCGTGTTTTTGCTGGGATTTGGCGTAG CTCTTGCTGCATTGATTGAAACTTGCCAAGATGGCAAAGAATGCCATTCCAACAGCAGTCTGGGACCTGTTCTGATGGATCTTTTTAAGCTCACCCTAGGACTGGGTGACCTGGAGATCCAGCAAAATTCAAAGTATCCTGTACTATTTCTTCTGCTCCTTATAACTTACGTTGTGTTGacttttgttcttctcttgAACATGCTGATTGCATTAATGGGAGAAACAGTGGAAGATATTTCTAAAGAGAGTGAGCATATCTGGAAACTTCAG AGAGCCAGAACTATTTTGGAATTTGAAAAATTCTTACCAAAACGTTTGAGGAAAAAATTCCAACTGGGAGAACGGTgtaaagtggctgaaaatgacACCAGGGTGTGTTTAAG GATAAATGAAGTGAAGTGGACTGAGTGGAAAACACATGTTTCATTTATTAATGAAGATCCAGGGCCAACAG